In Capsicum annuum cultivar UCD-10X-F1 chromosome 7, UCD10Xv1.1, whole genome shotgun sequence, one genomic interval encodes:
- the LOC107853532 gene encoding mitogen-activated protein kinase kinase kinase 18, whose amino-acid sequence MEWRRGHTIGQGSSASVSVAKSRFSDEVFAVKSVELSKSELLQKEQKILSQLSSPYVVSYKGCDVTKEKDKLMFNLMMEYMSEGTLVHENRKHGGRINEPLIGYYAKQIAQGLEYLHSRGIAHCDIKGQNILLGKTGAKIADFGCARWIDQADRVVGATEPIGGTPMFMAPEVARGGEQGRPGDIWSLGCTLIEMATGRSAWTNATNAASLLYQIAFSGESPEIPKFLSLEARDFLSKCLRRDPKERWTAKQLLKHPFLEESNSNSMSTQDFVTSSPTSILDQDIWNSVEESETMDYSIETASSVDSPLQRLRELGSNSGELKFRWNDDERWITVRRNSEYIDR is encoded by the coding sequence ATGGAATGGAGAAGAGGCCATACCATAGGCCAAGGCTCCTCTGCCTCCGTCTCCGTTGCTAAGTCACGTTTCTCCGATGAGGTTTTTGCTGTCAAGTCAGTTGAGCTATCCAAGTCAGAGTTGCTACAAAAGGAGCAGAAAATTCTGTCCCAATTGAGCTCACCTTATGTAGTTAGCTACAAGGGGTGCGATGTTACTAAAGAGAAGGACAAACTCATGTTTAATCTTATGATGGAGTACATGTCCGAGGGTACACTCGTCCATGAAAATCGGAAACATGGTGGTCGGATCAACGAGCCTTTGATAGGGTATTATGCCAAGCAAATTGCACAAGGACTAGAGTACCTACATTCAAGGGGCATAGCACACTGTGACATTAAGGGGCAGAACATTTTGTTAGGTAAAACCGGTGCCAAAATTGCCGATTTTGGTTGTGCCAGGTGGATTGATCAAGCAGACAGGGTCGTTGGTGCCACGGAGCCAATTGGTGGGACCCCGATGTTCATGGCACCGGAGGTGGCGCGTGGGGGAGAACAGGGGCGTCCGGGTGATATTTGGTCATTGGGATGTACGCTTATTGAAATGGCCACTGGTAGATCGGCATGGACTAATGCCACAAACGCAGCTTCATTGCTCTACCAAATTGCATTTTCTGGGGAATCCCCAGAAATTCCAAAATTCTTGTCTTTAGAAGCAAGGGATTTCTTAAGCAAATGCTTGAGAAGAGATCCAAAAGAAAGATGGACAGCTAAACAACTCCTCAAACATCCGTTTCTTGAAGAATCCAATTCGAATTCTATGTCAACTCAAGATTTTGTGACAAGTTCGCCGACAAGCATTCTTGATCAAGACATATGGAATTCAGTAGAGGAATCAGAAACAATGGATTATTCAATTGAAACAGCAAGCTCAGTAGACTCTCCTCTGCAAAGATTACGAGAATTGGGTTCAA